The Pseudomonas asiatica genome has a segment encoding these proteins:
- a CDS encoding TMEM165/GDT1 family protein, whose translation MLESLLVPTAIVALAEIGDKTQLLALILAARFRKPWPIIAGIIAATLANHAAAGAVGAWVGSFFSDSALHWILAASFTATALWTLVPDKMDDDENPARRFGPFLTTLIAFFLAEIGDKTQVATVMLAAQYPYLIMVIIGTTLGMLIANVPVVLAGNFAADKLPLTLIRRLAATAFFVLAIVAVYSAMKASGWVG comes from the coding sequence ATGCTGGAATCTCTGTTGGTCCCCACCGCCATCGTTGCCCTCGCCGAAATTGGCGACAAGACGCAATTGCTCGCGCTCATACTCGCTGCCCGCTTCCGCAAGCCCTGGCCGATCATCGCCGGCATCATCGCCGCCACCCTGGCCAACCATGCTGCGGCCGGTGCCGTGGGCGCGTGGGTCGGCAGCTTCTTCAGCGACTCGGCACTGCACTGGATCCTGGCGGCGAGCTTCACCGCCACTGCGCTGTGGACCCTGGTTCCGGACAAGATGGATGACGACGAGAACCCGGCGCGCCGCTTCGGGCCGTTCCTGACCACGCTGATCGCGTTCTTCCTGGCTGAAATCGGTGACAAGACCCAGGTCGCCACGGTGATGCTGGCAGCACAGTATCCGTACCTGATCATGGTAATTATCGGTACCACCCTGGGCATGCTGATTGCCAACGTGCCGGTGGTTTTGGCGGGTAACTTCGCGGCGGACAAACTGCCGCTGACGCTGATCCGTCGCCTGGCGGCCACGGCGTTCTTCGTGCTGGCGATCGTGGCCGTGTACTCGGCGATGAAAGCCAGTGGCTGGGTGGGCTAA
- a CDS encoding 2-hydroxyacid dehydrogenase has translation MPSPRRAVFLDHQSLDLGDLDLSPLKQQFDEFELFAATRPEQVAERLQGAVAVVSNKVMLDAATLAANPQLKLILVAATGTNNVDLAAARAQGITVCNCQGYGTPSVAQHTLALLLALATRLCDYNQAVADGQWAKASQFCLLDFPIVELEGKTLGLLGHGELGGAVARLAEAFGMRVLSGQIPGRPDRADRLPLDELLPQVDALTLHCPLNEHTRHMLGARELALLKPNALVVNTARGGLIDEQALATALRSGHLGGAATDVLSVEPPVNGNPLLEPGIPRLIITPHSAWGAVESRQRIVGQLSENAQAFFAGQPRRVVS, from the coding sequence ATGCCCAGCCCGCGTCGCGCCGTGTTTCTCGATCACCAGTCCCTGGACCTGGGCGATCTCGACCTCTCGCCCCTGAAGCAGCAGTTCGACGAGTTCGAACTGTTCGCCGCCACCCGCCCGGAGCAGGTCGCCGAACGCCTGCAGGGCGCGGTGGCGGTAGTCAGCAACAAGGTCATGCTCGACGCCGCGACCCTGGCCGCCAACCCGCAACTGAAGCTGATCCTGGTGGCCGCCACCGGCACCAACAATGTCGACCTGGCGGCCGCGCGCGCTCAGGGCATCACCGTGTGCAACTGCCAGGGCTACGGCACACCGTCCGTCGCCCAGCACACCCTCGCCCTGCTGCTGGCCCTGGCCACCCGCCTGTGCGACTACAACCAGGCGGTAGCCGACGGCCAGTGGGCCAAGGCCAGCCAGTTCTGCCTGCTGGACTTCCCCATCGTCGAGCTGGAGGGCAAGACCCTTGGCCTGCTCGGCCACGGTGAACTGGGCGGCGCGGTGGCGCGACTGGCCGAAGCCTTTGGCATGCGCGTGCTCAGCGGGCAGATCCCCGGCCGCCCGGACCGCGCCGACCGGTTGCCGCTGGACGAGTTGCTGCCGCAAGTCGACGCCCTGACCCTGCACTGCCCGCTGAACGAGCACACCCGACACATGCTCGGGGCCCGCGAACTGGCCCTGCTCAAGCCCAACGCGCTGGTGGTCAACACCGCCCGCGGCGGCCTGATCGACGAGCAAGCGCTGGCCACCGCCCTGCGCAGTGGCCACCTCGGCGGCGCCGCCACCGACGTGCTGAGCGTGGAGCCGCCGGTCAATGGCAACCCGCTGCTCGAACCCGGCATCCCGCGCCTGATCATCACCCCGCACAGCGCCTGGGGCGCGGTAGAGTCCCGCCAGCGTATCGTCGGCCAGCTCAGCGAGAACGCCCAGGCCTTCTTCGCCGGGCAGCCACGCCGCGTGGTCAGCTGA
- a CDS encoding putative signal transducing protein gives MQRIYEPESLLEAEMLAGMLASEGIEAHLVGRDLVGAAGELPMQGLLGLAVADEQAEYARQLIDAYNDAQPLVGDEPESFPGTLIC, from the coding sequence ATGCAGCGCATCTACGAACCGGAAAGCCTGCTCGAGGCTGAAATGCTGGCGGGCATGCTTGCCAGCGAGGGGATCGAGGCACACCTGGTTGGCCGTGACCTGGTCGGTGCTGCCGGTGAGCTGCCGATGCAGGGTTTGCTGGGGCTTGCCGTGGCTGATGAGCAGGCCGAGTACGCACGGCAGCTGATCGATGCGTACAATGACGCCCAGCCACTGGTTGGCGACGAACCGGAGAGTTTCCCCGGTACCTTGATCTGCTAG
- a CDS encoding SOS response-associated peptidase produces MCGRYALFRWPQALASLPGFPVGQPAQWNISPGASVLIQRQLGGQLQLARARWGLTPAWLTDLSRTPAHARAETLAEQPMFRDAFRQRRCLMPANGFYEWRGSVRKRPYWLTPGEGASLYFAAVWEAYPVQDQVWLSCAVVTQAAMSQRRPLILDEAGQAAWLDQDTPLARLHELLASPPATLRERALAHFVNDPKLDAPECLTPA; encoded by the coding sequence ATGTGTGGACGTTACGCCCTGTTTCGCTGGCCCCAGGCTCTTGCCAGTCTGCCGGGCTTTCCCGTTGGCCAGCCCGCCCAATGGAACATCTCGCCCGGGGCTTCGGTGCTGATCCAGCGCCAGCTCGGCGGCCAGCTGCAACTGGCCAGGGCGCGCTGGGGGCTGACTCCGGCGTGGCTCACCGACCTGTCCCGTACCCCCGCCCATGCCCGCGCCGAAACCCTGGCCGAGCAGCCGATGTTTCGCGACGCGTTTCGCCAGCGCCGCTGCCTGATGCCGGCCAACGGCTTTTACGAATGGCGCGGTAGCGTGCGCAAGCGCCCGTACTGGCTGACCCCGGGGGAGGGCGCATCGCTGTACTTCGCCGCCGTGTGGGAGGCCTACCCGGTGCAGGACCAGGTTTGGCTGAGTTGTGCGGTGGTGACCCAGGCGGCGATGAGCCAGCGTCGACCGCTGATACTGGACGAGGCGGGGCAGGCGGCCTGGCTTGACCAGGACACGCCGCTGGCCCGCCTGCATGAGTTGCTGGCCAGCCCGCCGGCGACGTTGCGCGAGCGGGCACTGGCGCATTTCGTCAATGACCCGAAGCTGGATGCGCCGGAGTGCCTGACCCCGGCCTGA
- a CDS encoding class I SAM-dependent methyltransferase: MDPRSEVLLRQAELFQGPLLLAGAPADGLLGQLPQARAWTWHAGDQAMLESRFAGRSHYAVEPPEVAFDSAVLFLPKSRELAAYLLNALASRLAGRELYLVGEKRGGIEGAAKQLQAFGKPRKLDSARHCQLWQVTIEHAPEAKPLESLAERFELSLEDGPLQVVSLPGVFSHGRLDRGTALLLKHLDGLPSGHVLDFGCGAGVLGATVKRRYPQNRVTLLDVDAFAVAASRLTLAANGLEGEVISGDGIDAAPTELSLILSNPPFHTGVHTNYQASENLLKKSAVHLRKGGEMRLVANSFLRYQPLIEGALGNCQVRDEADGFRIYQATHG; encoded by the coding sequence ATGGACCCGCGCAGTGAAGTGTTGCTCCGCCAGGCAGAGCTGTTCCAGGGCCCGCTGCTGCTCGCCGGCGCCCCCGCCGACGGCCTGCTTGGCCAGTTGCCCCAGGCCCGGGCCTGGACCTGGCATGCGGGCGACCAGGCCATGCTCGAAAGCCGCTTCGCCGGGCGCAGCCACTATGCAGTGGAGCCCCCTGAAGTGGCTTTCGACAGCGCCGTGCTGTTCCTGCCCAAGTCCCGCGAACTGGCCGCCTACCTGCTCAATGCCCTGGCCTCGCGCCTGGCTGGCCGCGAGCTGTACCTGGTTGGCGAGAAACGTGGTGGCATCGAGGGCGCGGCCAAGCAGCTGCAGGCCTTTGGCAAGCCGCGCAAGCTCGACAGCGCCCGCCATTGCCAGCTGTGGCAGGTGACCATCGAGCACGCGCCAGAAGCCAAGCCCCTGGAAAGCCTGGCCGAACGCTTCGAGCTCAGCCTGGAAGACGGCCCACTGCAAGTGGTCAGCCTGCCCGGTGTGTTCAGCCATGGCCGCCTCGATCGCGGTACCGCCCTGCTGCTCAAGCACCTCGACGGCCTGCCGAGCGGGCATGTGCTGGACTTCGGCTGCGGTGCCGGGGTGCTGGGCGCCACGGTCAAGCGCCGTTATCCACAAAACCGGGTGACCCTGCTGGACGTGGATGCCTTCGCCGTGGCCGCCAGCCGCCTGACCTTGGCCGCTAATGGTCTGGAAGGCGAAGTGATCAGCGGCGACGGCATCGACGCGGCGCCGACCGAGCTGAGCCTGATCCTGAGCAACCCGCCGTTCCACACCGGGGTGCACACCAACTATCAGGCATCGGAAAACTTGCTGAAAAAATCGGCCGTTCATCTGCGAAAAGGTGGCGAAATGCGCCTGGTTGCCAACAGCTTCCTGCGCTACCAGCCACTGATCGAAGGGGCGCTGGGCAACTGCCAGGTACGCGACGAGGCGGACGGTTTCCGCATCTACCAGGCAACACACGGATAA
- a CDS encoding CPXCG motif-containing cysteine-rich protein, which translates to MLETAIYDCPYCGEEVETTVDLSGGDQEYIEDCQVCCKPIRFVLQVHGEEWMLDVFGEND; encoded by the coding sequence ATGCTGGAAACTGCTATCTACGATTGCCCTTATTGTGGCGAAGAAGTCGAAACCACGGTGGACCTGTCCGGTGGCGATCAGGAGTACATCGAGGACTGCCAGGTATGCTGCAAGCCTATCCGCTTCGTGCTGCAAGTTCATGGCGAGGAGTGGATGCTGGATGTATTCGGTGAGAATGACTGA
- a CDS encoding fatty acid--CoA ligase: MLQTRIIKPAEGAYAYPLLIKRLLMSGSRYEKTREIVYRDQLRLTYPQLNERIARLANVLSEAGVKAGDTVAVMDWDSHRYLECMFAIPMIGAVVHTINVRLSPEQILYTMNHAEDRVVLVNSDFVGLYQGIAGQLTTVDKTVLLTDGPDKTAELPNLVGEYEQLLAAASPRYDFPDFDENSVATTFYTTGTTGNPKGVYFTHRQLVLHTLAEASVTGSIDSVRLLGSNDVYMPITPMFHVHAWGIPYAATMLGMKQVYPGRYEPDMLVKLWREEKVTFSHCVPTILQMLLNCPTSQGQDFGGWKIIIGGSALNRSLYQAALARGIQLTAAYGMSETCPLISAAHLNDELQAGSEDERVTYRIKAGVPVPLVEAAIVDGDGNFLPADGETQGELVLRAPWLTMGYFKEPEKSEELWQGGWLHTGDVATLDGMGYIDIRDRIKDVIKTGGEWISSLDLEDLISRHPAVREVAVVGVADPQWGERPFALLVVREGQVIDAKALKEHLKPFVEQGHINKWAIPSQIAVVTEIPKTSVGKLDKKRIRQDIVQWQASNSAFLSTL; encoded by the coding sequence ATGTTGCAGACCCGCATCATCAAGCCCGCCGAGGGCGCCTACGCCTACCCCCTGCTGATCAAGCGCCTGCTGATGTCTGGCAGCCGCTATGAAAAGACCCGCGAAATCGTCTACCGCGACCAGTTGCGGCTGACCTACCCGCAACTCAACGAGCGCATCGCGCGCCTGGCCAACGTGCTGAGCGAAGCCGGGGTAAAGGCCGGTGACACCGTGGCGGTGATGGACTGGGACAGCCACCGCTATCTGGAATGCATGTTCGCCATCCCGATGATCGGCGCGGTGGTGCACACCATCAACGTGCGCCTGTCGCCCGAGCAGATTCTCTACACCATGAACCACGCCGAAGACCGCGTGGTGCTGGTCAACAGCGACTTCGTCGGCCTGTACCAGGGCATCGCGGGGCAACTGACCACTGTCGACAAGACCGTGCTGCTGACCGACGGCCCGGACAAGACAGCCGAGCTGCCCAACCTGGTGGGCGAGTACGAACAACTGCTGGCCGCTGCCAGCCCGCGCTACGACTTCCCGGACTTCGACGAGAACTCGGTGGCCACCACTTTCTACACCACCGGCACCACCGGCAACCCCAAGGGGGTGTACTTCACCCACCGGCAACTGGTGCTGCATACCCTGGCCGAAGCTTCGGTTACCGGCAGCATCGACAGCGTGCGCCTGCTGGGCAGCAACGACGTGTACATGCCCATCACGCCGATGTTCCATGTGCACGCCTGGGGCATTCCCTACGCCGCCACCATGCTCGGCATGAAGCAGGTGTATCCGGGGCGCTACGAGCCGGACATGCTGGTCAAGCTGTGGCGCGAAGAGAAGGTCACCTTCTCCCATTGCGTGCCGACCATCCTGCAGATGCTGCTCAACTGCCCGACCTCCCAAGGTCAGGACTTCGGCGGCTGGAAGATCATCATCGGCGGCAGCGCACTCAACCGCTCGTTGTACCAGGCCGCCCTGGCACGCGGCATCCAGCTGACCGCCGCGTATGGCATGTCCGAGACCTGCCCGCTGATTTCCGCCGCCCACCTGAACGACGAACTGCAGGCCGGCAGCGAGGATGAGCGCGTCACCTACCGCATCAAGGCCGGCGTGCCGGTGCCGCTGGTCGAGGCGGCCATCGTCGACGGCGACGGCAACTTCCTGCCCGCCGATGGTGAAACTCAGGGCGAGCTGGTGCTGCGTGCGCCGTGGCTGACCATGGGCTACTTCAAGGAACCGGAGAAGAGCGAGGAGCTGTGGCAGGGGGGCTGGTTGCACACCGGCGATGTCGCCACGCTCGACGGCATGGGCTACATCGACATCCGCGACCGCATCAAGGATGTGATCAAGACCGGTGGCGAATGGATTTCCTCGCTCGACCTCGAAGACCTGATCAGCCGTCACCCGGCCGTGCGCGAAGTGGCGGTGGTAGGGGTGGCCGACCCGCAGTGGGGTGAACGCCCGTTTGCCCTGCTGGTTGTGCGCGAAGGCCAGGTCATCGACGCCAAGGCGCTGAAGGAACATCTCAAGCCGTTCGTCGAGCAAGGGCACATCAACAAGTGGGCGATTCCAAGCCAGATCGCCGTTGTTACCGAAATTCCCAAGACCAGTGTCGGCAAGCTGGACAAGAAACGCATCCGCCAGGACATCGTCCAGTGGCAGGCCAGCAACAGCGCGTTCCTCTCCACGCTGTAA
- a CDS encoding M48 family metallopeptidase has protein sequence MRKSFVVSLLSAGILLAGCQAVNTTSGGAVGVERQQYMFSMLSTDEVNQMYAQSYQQTLGEASNKGVLDKSSAVAKRVQVIANRLIAQTPKFRPDAAQWDWEVNVIKSDELNANCGPGGKIIVYTGLIDQLKLNDAEIAAVVGHEIAHALREHSREAMSKAYGVEMARQGAGALFGLGQGSMAMADTVVNYAMTLPNSRANENEADLIGLELSARAGYDPNAAITLWNKMSQASEGAPPEFMSTHPASQSRIASLQAAIPKVMPLYQAAKK, from the coding sequence ATGCGTAAGTCTTTTGTCGTCAGCCTGTTGAGCGCTGGCATCCTGCTAGCCGGCTGCCAGGCGGTGAATACCACCAGCGGCGGCGCTGTCGGCGTCGAGCGCCAGCAGTACATGTTCAGCATGCTCTCGACCGATGAGGTCAACCAGATGTACGCCCAGTCGTACCAGCAGACCCTGGGTGAAGCATCGAACAAAGGCGTGCTCGACAAGTCCAGCGCTGTTGCCAAGCGTGTGCAGGTAATTGCCAACCGCCTGATCGCCCAGACCCCCAAGTTCCGCCCGGATGCCGCGCAATGGGACTGGGAAGTGAACGTGATCAAGAGCGACGAGCTCAACGCCAACTGCGGCCCTGGCGGCAAGATCATCGTCTACACCGGGCTGATCGATCAGCTCAAGCTCAACGATGCGGAAATTGCTGCGGTGGTGGGCCACGAGATCGCCCACGCCCTGCGTGAGCACAGCCGCGAGGCGATGTCCAAGGCGTATGGCGTGGAAATGGCGCGCCAGGGCGCCGGTGCCCTCTTTGGCCTCGGCCAGGGTAGCATGGCCATGGCCGATACCGTGGTGAACTATGCCATGACCCTGCCCAACAGCCGGGCCAACGAGAACGAAGCCGACCTGATCGGCCTGGAACTCTCGGCGCGTGCCGGTTACGACCCGAATGCCGCGATCACCCTGTGGAACAAGATGAGCCAGGCTTCCGAAGGCGCACCGCCTGAGTTCATGAGCACTCACCCGGCGTCCCAGAGCCGCATTGCTTCGTTGCAGGCGGCCATTCCGAAGGTGATGCCGCTGTATCAGGCGGCCAAGAAGTAG
- a CDS encoding DUF1329 domain-containing protein yields the protein MNKTRSLLQAGVLGLSLLATSVMAAVSADEAAKLGSTLTPMGAEKAGNADGSIGPWEPLSKSAGSADGKGFLSDPYGSDKPLFTITAQNADQYKDKLSPGQLAMLKRYPDTFKIPVFKTHRGSTVPADVFAAIKENATKTTLVEGGNGLSNFRTAVPFPIPKSGLEVIWNHITRYRGGSVSRLVTQATPQQNGSFNPVYFSDQFVFRDKMKDYDPNNPGNILFYFKQEVTAPARLAGTVLLVHETLDQVKEPRKAWIYNAGQRRVRQAPQVSYDGPGTAADGLRTSDNLDMFNGAPDRYDWKLEGKKEMYIASNAFKLDDPKLKYTDIIKAGHINQDLSRYELRRVWHVVATLKPGQRHIYAKRDFYIDEDTWQAAVIDQYDGRGQLWRVSEAHAQPYYNVEVPWYTLETIYDLQSGRYLALGMKNEEKRAYDFGFSASKADFQPAALRQSGIR from the coding sequence ATGAACAAGACCAGAAGTCTGCTGCAAGCCGGTGTGCTGGGCCTGTCCCTGCTGGCGACCAGCGTCATGGCTGCAGTATCCGCCGACGAGGCGGCCAAGCTGGGCAGTACCCTGACCCCGATGGGCGCCGAAAAGGCCGGCAACGCCGATGGCTCGATCGGCCCGTGGGAGCCGCTGTCGAAGAGCGCGGGCAGTGCCGACGGCAAGGGCTTCCTGTCCGACCCGTACGGCAGCGACAAGCCGCTGTTCACCATCACCGCGCAGAACGCCGACCAGTACAAGGACAAGCTCTCGCCGGGCCAGCTGGCCATGCTCAAGCGCTACCCGGACACCTTCAAGATCCCGGTATTCAAGACCCATCGCGGTTCCACGGTGCCGGCCGACGTGTTCGCCGCCATCAAGGAGAACGCCACCAAGACCACCCTGGTCGAAGGCGGCAACGGCCTGAGCAACTTCCGCACGGCTGTACCGTTCCCGATCCCCAAAAGCGGCCTGGAGGTGATCTGGAACCACATCACCCGCTACCGGGGTGGCAGCGTCAGCCGCCTGGTGACCCAGGCCACGCCACAGCAGAACGGCTCCTTCAACCCTGTGTACTTCTCCGACCAGTTCGTCTTCCGCGACAAGATGAAGGATTACGACCCGAACAACCCGGGCAACATCCTGTTCTACTTCAAGCAGGAGGTGACCGCGCCCGCGCGCCTGGCCGGTACCGTGCTGCTGGTACACGAAACCCTCGACCAGGTGAAGGAACCGCGCAAGGCGTGGATCTACAACGCAGGCCAACGCCGCGTGCGCCAGGCACCGCAAGTGTCGTACGACGGCCCGGGTACCGCCGCCGACGGTTTGCGCACCTCGGACAACCTGGACATGTTCAACGGTGCGCCGGACCGCTATGACTGGAAGCTGGAAGGCAAGAAGGAGATGTACATCGCGTCCAACGCCTTCAAGCTCGACGACCCCAAGCTCAAGTACACCGACATCATCAAGGCCGGGCACATCAACCAGGACCTTTCCCGTTACGAGCTGCGCCGCGTGTGGCACGTGGTCGCGACCCTCAAGCCAGGCCAGCGGCACATCTATGCCAAGCGTGACTTCTACATCGACGAGGACACCTGGCAGGCTGCGGTGATCGACCAGTACGACGGCCGTGGCCAGCTGTGGCGCGTGTCCGAGGCACATGCCCAGCCGTACTACAACGTGGAAGTGCCGTGGTACACCCTGGAGACTATCTACGACCTGCAGTCGGGCCGTTACCTGGCCCTGGGCATGAAGAACGAAGAGAAGCGCGCCTACGACTTCGGCTTCAGCGCCAGCAAGGCGGACTTCCAGCCAGCGGCACTGCGCCAGTCGGGTATTCGCTAA
- a CDS encoding DUF1302 domain-containing protein: MKSANLFWRRAKLPLAVSLASTLASPAFAVSFNIGEIEGQFDSSLSIGASWSTANPNKNLIGVNNGGKGLSQTSDDGHLNFKKGETFSKIFKGIHDLELKYGDTGVFVRGKYWYDFELKDEGREFKDISDSNRKEGAKSSGAELLDAFVYHNYSIGDQPGSVRLGKQVVSWGESTFIGGGINSINPIDVAAFRRPGAEIKEGLIPVNMFYISQSLTDNLSAEAFYQIEWDQTVVDNCGTFFSQPDIIADGCTNNLRVLNSSRTVPGAAQQFLATRGVDINEEGVMVRRGADRDARDSGQFGVAMRYMFEPLDTEFGAYFMNYHSRAPIFSATGAAPSVFAGLSALPAQLRALAPLIVAGNSEYFVEYPEDIRLYGLSFSTTLPTGTAWSGELSYRPNAPVQLNTTDILFAGVRPIGGALSNASLLTGTPGQDLHGYRRKEITQFQTTLTHFFDQVMGASRMTVVGEVGVTHVGGLENAHDTRYGRDPVFGPGPLPSTGGADTCQALNASTIAGAGAGASTANLNRNCENDGYTTSTSWGYRARVIWDYNDVFAGVNLKPSVAWSHDVSGYSPGPGANFEEGRKAVSLGLDAEYQNTYTASLSYTNFFDGKYTTVDDRDFVALSFGVNF; the protein is encoded by the coding sequence ATGAAATCTGCAAACCTGTTCTGGCGCCGGGCCAAGTTGCCCCTGGCTGTCAGCCTTGCTTCCACGCTCGCAAGTCCTGCTTTCGCTGTCAGTTTCAACATTGGTGAAATCGAAGGCCAGTTCGACTCGTCGCTCTCCATCGGCGCCAGCTGGTCGACGGCCAACCCCAACAAGAACCTGATCGGGGTGAACAACGGCGGCAAGGGCCTGTCGCAGACATCCGACGATGGCCACCTGAACTTCAAGAAGGGCGAAACCTTCTCCAAGATCTTCAAGGGCATCCATGACCTGGAGCTCAAGTACGGCGACACCGGCGTGTTCGTCCGCGGCAAGTACTGGTACGACTTCGAACTGAAGGACGAAGGCCGCGAGTTCAAGGACATCAGCGACTCCAACCGCAAGGAAGGCGCCAAATCGTCCGGTGCCGAGCTGCTCGACGCGTTCGTCTATCACAACTACTCCATCGGCGATCAGCCAGGCTCGGTGCGCCTGGGCAAGCAGGTGGTGAGCTGGGGTGAAAGTACCTTCATCGGTGGCGGTATCAACTCGATCAACCCGATCGACGTAGCTGCCTTCCGCCGTCCGGGGGCCGAGATCAAGGAAGGCCTGATTCCGGTCAACATGTTCTACATCTCGCAAAGCCTGACCGACAACCTGTCGGCCGAGGCCTTCTACCAGATCGAATGGGACCAGACGGTCGTCGACAACTGCGGCACCTTCTTCTCCCAGCCGGACATCATTGCCGACGGCTGTACCAATAACCTGCGTGTGCTCAACAGCAGCCGCACAGTGCCGGGGGCGGCGCAGCAGTTCCTTGCCACCCGTGGCGTGGACATCAACGAGGAAGGGGTGATGGTGCGCCGTGGCGCCGACCGCGATGCACGTGACAGCGGCCAGTTCGGTGTGGCCATGCGCTACATGTTCGAGCCGCTGGACACCGAGTTCGGTGCCTACTTCATGAACTATCACAGCCGTGCGCCGATCTTCAGCGCTACAGGGGCTGCGCCTTCTGTGTTCGCCGGGTTGAGCGCCCTGCCTGCACAGCTGCGCGCTCTGGCACCCCTGATCGTGGCGGGTAATTCCGAGTACTTTGTCGAATATCCCGAGGATATCCGCCTCTATGGCTTGAGTTTCTCCACCACGCTGCCTACAGGGACAGCCTGGAGCGGTGAACTCAGCTACCGCCCCAACGCGCCAGTGCAACTCAATACCACTGATATCTTGTTCGCCGGGGTCCGCCCCATTGGCGGCGCTTTGAGCAATGCTTCGCTGCTGACCGGTACGCCGGGGCAGGACCTGCACGGGTATCGTCGCAAGGAAATCACTCAATTCCAGACCACCCTGACGCACTTCTTCGACCAGGTGATGGGCGCCAGCCGCATGACCGTGGTGGGCGAGGTGGGTGTCACCCATGTGGGTGGCCTCGAAAACGCACACGACACTCGCTACGGTCGCGATCCAGTGTTCGGCCCTGGCCCACTGCCTTCCACCGGTGGTGCCGATACCTGCCAGGCACTCAACGCCAGCACCATCGCAGGCGCCGGCGCCGGTGCATCCACTGCCAACCTGAACCGCAACTGCGAGAACGACGGCTACACCACCAGTACTTCCTGGGGTTACCGCGCCCGTGTCATCTGGGACTACAACGACGTCTTCGCCGGGGTCAACCTGAAGCCGAGCGTGGCCTGGTCGCATGATGTCTCCGGCTATTCGCCCGGCCCTGGCGCCAACTTCGAGGAAGGCCGCAAGGCCGTCAGCCTGGGCCTCGACGCCGAGTACCAGAACACCTACACGGCAAGCCTGTCGTACACCAACTTCTTCGATGGCAAGTACACCACCGTGGATGACCGCGACTTCGTCGCCCTCAGCTTCGGCGTGAACTTCTAA